The following proteins come from a genomic window of Labeo rohita strain BAU-BD-2019 chromosome 25, IGBB_LRoh.1.0, whole genome shotgun sequence:
- the fads2 gene encoding acyl-CoA 6-desaturase, whose product MGGGGQQTDRITGTNGRFSTYTWEEVQKHTKSGDQWIVVERKVYNVSQWVKRHPGGRRIIGHYAGEDATEAFTAFHPDLQLVRKYMKPLLIGELEASEPSQDSQKNAALVEDFRLLREQLEAEGCFKAQPLFFLLHLGHILLLEAIALMLVWNFGTGWINTAIVAVLLATAQSQAGWLQHDFGHLSVFKTSRWNHLVHKFVIGHLKGASAEWWNHRHFQHHAKPNVFKKDPDVNMLNAFVVGKVQPVEYGIKKIKHLPYNHQHKYFFFIGPPLLIPVYFQFQIFHNMFSHGLWVDLVWCISYYVRYFLCYTQFYGVFWAVLLFNFVRFLESHWFVWVTQMSHIPMDIDYEKRQDWLSMQLVATCNIEQSFFNDWFSGHLNFQIEHHLFPTMPRHNYWRAAPRVRALCDKYGVKYEEKSLYGAFADIVRSLEKSGELWLDAYLNK is encoded by the exons ATGGGCGGCGGAGGACAGCAGACGGACCGGATCACCGGTACCAATGGGCGGTTCAGCACGTACACCTGGGAGGAGGTGCAGAAACACACCAAGTCTGGAGATCAGTGGATCGTGGTGGAAAGGAAGGTTTATAATGTGAGCCAGTGGGTGAAGAGACACCCCGGAGGACGGAGGATCATCGGACACTATGCTGGAGAAGATGCCACG GAGGCGTTTACTGCGTTTCATCCAGACCTTCAGCTGGTGAGGAAATACATGAAGCCGCTGTTAATCGGGGAGCTCGAGGCGTCTGAACCCAGTCAAGACAGCCAGAAAAAC GCTGCTCTTGTGGAGGATTTCCGACTCCTTCGTGAGCAGCTGGAAGCTGAGGGGTGTTTCAAAGCTCAGCCCCTATTTTTCCTCCTGCATCTTGGTCACATCTTGCTTCTGGAGGCCATCGCCCTGATGCTGGTATGGAACTTTGGAACCGGCTGGATCAACACGGCCATCGTTGCTGTTTTACTGGCTACTGCACAG TCGCAGGCTGGATGGCTGCAGCATGACTTCGGTCATCTGTCCGTGTTTAAAACCTCTCGATGGAATCACTTAGTGCACAAATTTGTCATTGGACACCTGAAG GGAGCGTCTGCCGAATGGTGGAACCATCGCCACTTCCAGCATCACGCTAAACCCAACGTGTTCAAGAAGGACCCGGATGTCAACATGCTCAATGCGTTTGTAGTGGGAAAAGTGCAGCCTGTGGAG tacGGCATTAAGAAGATCAAGCATCTGCCTTACAACCATCAGCACAAGTACTTCTTCTTTA TTGGACCTCCTCTGCTCATTCCGGTTTATTTCCAGTTCCAGATCTTTCACAATATGTTCTCACATGGTCTTTGGGTG GACCTTGTGTGGTGTATAAGTTACTACGTTCGATACTTCCTGTGTTACACGCAGTTCTACGGTGTGTTCTGGGCAGTGCTTCTCTTTAATTTCGTAAG GTTCCTGGAGAGTCACTGGTTTGTGTGGGTGACCCAGATGAGCCACATCCCCATGGACATCGACTACGAGAAACGCCAAGACTGGCTGAGCATGCAG TTGGTTGCAACCTGTAACATCGAGCAATCCTTCTTCAACGACTGGTTCAGCGGACACCTCAACTTTCAGATCGAACACCA TCTGTTCCCTACGATGCCTCGGCACAATTACTGGCGCGCCGCTCCACGCGTGCGAGCGTTGTGTGACAAATACGGAGTCAAGTACGAAGAGAAGTCCTTGTACGGGGCCTTTGCGGACATTGTCAG